The following are encoded together in the Ignavibacteriales bacterium genome:
- a CDS encoding T9SS type A sorting domain-containing protein, producing the protein MKHKLILVFSVFMFSTAFSQWYQQHTGNSRLFTVDFVNENIGWAGGDNETLLKTTDGGNTWMVLSQSLFSLDFIHDLNFLDSLNGWMVLSGFEPDRHAQILKTADGGITWSQQQYIYGFSLHSIYFTDQNNGWTVGSNGLSLHTSDGGLNWYQQFNDAWYGGYWLYPVFFINSNIGWTTGNTLGLYLKTTNSGNTWLNYYLPTSDWITAISFLDENLGWLAGDNGKILKTTNGGISWTLKNSRTNIRFRDIKFLNENTGWAVGYSGTILKSTDGGEIWLLQSSSTFSDLFSIDFMNDYLGWCVGDSEVILNTINGGLPVELVSFNASLSGNKVELSWITSSEINNQGFEIQRRTSNSKFIPIGFIKGNGSTTEINYYSFSDLIETSDNYFYRLKQIDFGGSFEYSNEVMIEYSEMNFNLHQNFPNPFNPSTKINFDLPVNSQVRLSVFNSLGEEVGILTDNEISAGTHSFEFDAKNLSSGFYFYRIDVEGEDGNHWTESKKMILMK; encoded by the coding sequence ATGAAACATAAATTAATTTTAGTATTCTCAGTTTTCATGTTCTCGACTGCTTTCAGTCAATGGTATCAGCAGCATACAGGAAATAGTCGGCTTTTTACAGTTGATTTTGTGAATGAAAATATTGGTTGGGCAGGGGGAGATAATGAAACTCTTCTCAAAACTACTGATGGCGGAAATACATGGATGGTGCTTAGTCAATCATTGTTCTCTCTTGATTTTATTCATGATCTCAATTTTTTGGACTCTTTGAATGGATGGATGGTACTTAGTGGTTTCGAGCCAGACAGGCATGCACAAATTCTTAAAACCGCAGATGGGGGTATTACGTGGTCGCAACAGCAATATATATATGGCTTTTCTTTGCATTCAATTTATTTTACTGATCAAAATAACGGATGGACTGTAGGAAGTAACGGACTTAGTCTTCATACTTCTGATGGTGGACTGAATTGGTATCAACAATTTAATGATGCGTGGTACGGCGGTTACTGGTTATATCCTGTATTCTTTATCAATAGTAATATCGGCTGGACGACCGGTAATACTTTAGGCTTGTACCTCAAGACAACTAACAGTGGGAATACCTGGCTAAATTATTATTTACCTACCTCTGATTGGATAACCGCAATAAGTTTTTTGGATGAAAATTTAGGATGGTTAGCCGGTGATAATGGCAAAATACTCAAGACAACCAATGGCGGAATTAGCTGGACTTTAAAAAACAGCAGAACAAATATTCGCTTCCGCGATATAAAATTTCTTAATGAAAATACCGGCTGGGCTGTTGGATACAGCGGTACTATTTTAAAGTCAACCGATGGTGGAGAAATCTGGCTTCTACAGTCAAGTTCAACATTTAGTGATTTATTTTCAATTGATTTTATGAATGATTATCTGGGCTGGTGTGTTGGTGATTCGGAAGTAATATTGAACACCATCAATGGTGGACTTCCCGTTGAACTCGTTTCTTTTAATGCCTCTTTATCAGGCAACAAAGTCGAACTTTCCTGGATTACTTCATCTGAAATCAATAATCAGGGTTTTGAAATTCAGCGAAGGACATCAAATTCTAAATTTATTCCAATCGGCTTTATTAAAGGCAATGGGAGTACGACTGAGATTAATTATTATTCATTCTCTGATTTAATAGAAACAAGTGATAACTATTTTTACAGATTGAAACAAATAGACTTCGGTGGTAGTTTTGAATATTCCAATGAAGTAATGATTGAGTATTCAGAAATGAATTTCAATCTCCATCAAAATTTTCCTAACCCTTTCAATCCCTCAACAAAAATTAATTTTGATTTACCAGTTAATAGTCAGGTAAGGTTGAGTGTTTTTAATTCACTGGGTGAAGAAGTGGGTATACTAACAGATAATGAAATTTCAGCGGGTACGCATTCATTTGAATTTGATGCTAAGAATCTTTCCAGTGGATTTTATTTTTACCGAATAGATGTGGAAGGTGAGGATGGTAATCATTGGACGGAAAGTAAAAAGATGATATTGATGAAGTGA
- a CDS encoding type III polyketide synthase: protein MLIDIETASPPFKVDQQFAASELKKRMGGSPAVARMIEMTANQSGIDHRYFVIPDGDENASGKFFTKDGNHYSPDTKTRMHEYEKWAVLLAVNAVNKLGELNRINFSTINRIITISCTGFFAPGLDYQIIKEFNLPLNVKRTNIGFMGCAASLVGINSVWEAMRQDENENILMISVELCSLHLQTEPTRDNILANMIFADGAAAAFFSKNNFLQKRKLEIHFAESFMFEDSAKYMGWKIGNNGFEMMLSSELPKIILNNGAPKAKEILAKRGIDISKIKHWALHPGGRAILDSLQNGLQLSDRQLKPSRDILKNFGNLSSVSILFVLKNILENEQLDIDDLCCAVAFGPGLTMELVLFKVC, encoded by the coding sequence ATGTTAATAGATATTGAAACAGCATCACCCCCGTTTAAAGTCGATCAGCAGTTTGCTGCTTCGGAACTTAAAAAGCGAATGGGAGGTTCGCCGGCTGTGGCACGAATGATTGAAATGACTGCTAATCAAAGTGGAATTGATCATCGCTATTTCGTGATTCCCGATGGTGACGAAAATGCTTCCGGTAAATTTTTTACGAAGGATGGAAATCATTATTCGCCAGATACCAAAACCAGAATGCATGAATATGAAAAATGGGCTGTTTTACTTGCAGTAAATGCTGTAAATAAATTAGGCGAATTAAATAGAATTAACTTTTCAACTATTAATAGAATAATAACTATTTCCTGTACCGGATTTTTTGCCCCCGGCTTGGATTATCAAATCATAAAAGAATTTAATCTGCCGCTGAATGTGAAAAGAACAAACATTGGTTTTATGGGTTGTGCTGCTTCGTTAGTCGGGATTAATTCTGTCTGGGAAGCAATGAGACAGGATGAAAATGAAAACATACTTATGATTTCAGTAGAGCTTTGCAGCCTCCACCTTCAAACAGAACCAACACGCGATAATATTTTAGCCAATATGATTTTTGCTGACGGTGCCGCCGCCGCATTCTTTTCTAAAAATAATTTTTTACAAAAAAGAAAACTGGAAATACATTTTGCCGAATCATTTATGTTTGAAGATTCTGCAAAATACATGGGCTGGAAAATCGGCAACAACGGTTTTGAAATGATGCTTTCTTCTGAACTGCCAAAAATTATTCTAAACAATGGAGCTCCAAAAGCGAAAGAAATTTTAGCAAAAAGAGGAATTGATATTTCGAAAATTAAACATTGGGCTTTGCATCCCGGCGGTCGTGCAATTTTAGATTCACTTCAAAATGGACTGCAGCTTTCTGATCGGCAATTAAAACCTTCGAGAGATATACTAAAAAATTTTGGCAACCTTTCCTCGGTTTCGATTTTGTTTGTGCTTAAAAATATTTTAGAAAATGAGCAGCTTGATATTGATGATCTTTGCTGTGCTGTTGCGTTTGGACCGGGTCTAACAATGGAATTAGTGCTCTTCAAAGTATGCTGA
- a CDS encoding class I SAM-dependent methyltransferase — MINKFDFARLKKFQNSSQIDGNLVGSIEGRIYRIFRNNIKDYKEALSIIQPMKRVINTQLISEEKDVLIVEHEALKFITYFSEWTKSQTVEAAIAILQIQKELAVRGFYLFDPHAFNITFKNAEPIYFDIGSIKKGKVSVSLWFLKNFCGSFTKDFWDSVLKIGKIQKSIIAFRILLSTAPLDFLIKIISKKDKSLSSKIILILIKDFPKFIKVLKLISRKISFLKIHLTDWSDYQQKEPALLSESPRVTNFIKLITRYHPESILDIGANKGAYTKLALTLGVKEAVCIDLDENSLNILIEDIRKHNLPIWTAKLNLMEYSKNPGCYGTYQPTHERLHADFCICLAVVHHLCYFGEYSFEQVAERLNRFADKILIVEFIPSNDAHLGSDNYKGKDRSWYTTENFIKAMKYYFSKDHEIFESDPSPRILIKFEK; from the coding sequence ATGATTAATAAATTTGATTTCGCCAGGCTTAAAAAATTTCAAAATAGCAGCCAGATTGATGGAAATTTAGTTGGATCAATTGAAGGTAGGATATATCGCATTTTTAGGAATAATATTAAAGATTATAAAGAGGCTCTTTCAATAATTCAGCCTATGAAGCGAGTTATTAACACCCAATTAATTTCTGAAGAAAAGGATGTTTTAATAGTTGAACACGAGGCACTTAAATTTATAACTTACTTCAGTGAATGGACTAAGAGTCAGACAGTAGAAGCCGCAATTGCTATTCTTCAAATTCAGAAAGAATTGGCGGTTAGAGGTTTTTATTTGTTCGATCCGCACGCTTTCAATATAACATTTAAGAATGCTGAGCCCATTTATTTCGATATTGGTTCAATAAAAAAGGGGAAAGTTTCCGTTTCACTCTGGTTTTTAAAAAATTTTTGCGGCAGCTTTACTAAGGATTTTTGGGATAGCGTATTGAAGATTGGTAAAATTCAAAAATCTATAATTGCGTTTAGGATTTTACTTTCAACTGCTCCTTTGGATTTTCTTATTAAAATAATTTCGAAGAAAGATAAATCGCTTAGCAGTAAAATTATTTTAATACTAATAAAAGATTTTCCCAAATTCATTAAAGTCTTAAAATTAATTTCACGGAAAATTTCTTTCTTAAAAATTCACTTGACTGATTGGTCAGATTATCAACAGAAAGAACCCGCGCTGCTAAGTGAAAGTCCACGTGTAACCAATTTCATTAAGTTAATTACACGTTATCATCCTGAATCAATATTAGATATTGGGGCAAACAAAGGTGCATACACAAAATTGGCACTTACATTAGGTGTAAAAGAGGCAGTGTGCATCGATCTTGACGAAAACTCCTTAAATATTTTAATAGAAGATATTCGTAAACATAATTTACCTATCTGGACAGCAAAGTTAAATCTAATGGAGTATTCAAAAAATCCTGGCTGTTATGGAACGTATCAACCAACTCACGAAAGATTGCATGCTGATTTTTGTATTTGCTTGGCTGTGGTTCATCATTTATGTTACTTTGGTGAATATTCCTTCGAACAAGTTGCCGAGCGATTGAACAGATTCGCTGATAAAATCCTGATCGTAGAGTTTATTCCTTCAAATGATGCACACTTAGGCAGTGATAATTATAAAGGTAAAGATAGATCTTGGTATACTACTGAAAATTTTATCAAAGCAATGAAATATTATTTTTCAAAAGATCATGAAATTTTTGAATCAGATCCTTCACCAAGAATTTTAATAAAATTTGAGAAATAA
- a CDS encoding co-chaperone GroES, with product MRFYLKNLERFIVVGDRVLIHPEQDSNKTASGLYLPPGVSEKEKIQSGYVIKSGPGYPTGTNLDDEPWKESKDLVKYIPLQAREGDLAIFLRKEAFEIEFDKEKYLIVPQSAILLLIRNDNEGI from the coding sequence CTGAGATTTTATTTGAAAAATTTAGAACGCTTTATTGTAGTTGGCGATCGAGTGCTAATTCATCCGGAACAGGACTCGAATAAAACAGCAAGTGGTTTGTATCTTCCTCCGGGAGTAAGCGAAAAGGAAAAAATTCAAAGTGGATATGTAATTAAATCCGGCCCCGGTTATCCGACCGGTACTAATTTGGATGATGAGCCGTGGAAAGAGTCGAAAGATCTGGTTAAGTATATTCCTTTGCAGGCAAGGGAGGGTGATCTGGCAATTTTTCTACGAAAAGAAGCATTTGAGATTGAGTTTGATAAGGAGAAATATCTAATAGTTCCGCAGTCAGCCATTCTTTTATTGATAAGAAATGACAATGAGGGAATTTAA
- a CDS encoding aconitate hydratase: MTANLDMIKKVYSNYKNRLNEIRKVVNRPLTYAEKVLYTHLFDTATKEFTGGKDYVELAPDRVAMQDATAQMALLQFMSAGRKTTAVPSTVHCDHLIQAQVGAAEDFDRATTENKEVYDFLESISQKFGVGFWKPGAGIIHQVILENYAFPGGMMIGTDSHTPNAGGLGMIAIGVGGADAVDVMAGMPWELKWPKLIGVKLTGKLNGWTSAKDVILKLAGILTVKGGTGAIVEYFGDGTNSISCTGKGTICNMGAEIGATTSVFPFDEKMASYLRITKRVDVAALAEGLADELCADKEVFANPEKYYDQVIEINLNELEPHLNGPFTPDKAWPISKMKEAVKSENFPDKVSVGLIGSCTNSSYEDIDRSASIAKQAVAKGLKAKGQYTITPGSEQVRATIERDGQLKALTDIGGMILANACGPCIGMWKRMDMKMGERNTIITSFNRNFAKRNDGNPETLAFVASPEITTALAIAGSLSFNPITDTLINEKGEKVKLDPPKGEELPPRGFDEGSAGFVAPAADGSKVEVKVNPKSDTLQLLTSFTPWDGKDLVDLPILLKAFGKCTTDHISMAGPWLKYRGHLDNISNNMFIGAINAYTKEPGKVKNIFTGETKSVPEVAREYKAQGINWVVVGDENYGEGSSREHAAMEPRFLGSRAIVVKSFARIHETNLKKQGMLPLTFADPKDYDKIKEDDEVDLLISTLAPEKQVKMIVKHKDGSKDEVMLNQTFNAAQIEWFKAGSALNLIASKQK; encoded by the coding sequence ATGACCGCAAACCTCGATATGATCAAAAAAGTTTACTCTAATTACAAAAATCGATTAAACGAAATCCGAAAAGTCGTTAATCGCCCACTTACTTATGCTGAAAAAGTTTTATACACTCATCTTTTTGATACAGCAACAAAAGAATTTACTGGTGGAAAAGATTATGTTGAGTTAGCTCCCGATCGAGTTGCAATGCAGGATGCTACTGCTCAAATGGCGCTTTTACAATTTATGTCTGCTGGAAGAAAAACAACTGCAGTTCCATCTACTGTTCATTGCGATCACTTAATCCAAGCTCAAGTTGGTGCTGCTGAAGATTTTGATCGTGCAACAACAGAAAACAAAGAAGTTTACGATTTTCTTGAAAGCATCTCGCAAAAGTTTGGTGTTGGATTTTGGAAACCCGGCGCTGGAATTATCCATCAGGTTATTTTAGAAAATTATGCTTTCCCTGGTGGAATGATGATCGGTACTGATTCACATACTCCAAATGCTGGAGGACTTGGAATGATTGCGATTGGTGTTGGCGGTGCTGATGCTGTGGATGTTATGGCTGGTATGCCATGGGAATTGAAATGGCCCAAACTTATCGGAGTTAAGTTAACCGGAAAATTAAACGGCTGGACTTCTGCAAAAGATGTTATTTTAAAACTTGCCGGTATTTTAACAGTTAAAGGCGGCACGGGTGCAATTGTAGAATATTTTGGTGATGGAACAAATTCAATTTCCTGCACAGGTAAAGGAACTATTTGTAATATGGGTGCAGAGATTGGCGCTACAACTTCTGTTTTTCCTTTCGATGAAAAGATGGCTTCATACTTACGCATTACAAAACGTGTTGATGTTGCAGCATTGGCAGAAGGTTTAGCTGATGAACTTTGTGCTGATAAAGAAGTTTTTGCAAATCCTGAAAAATATTATGATCAGGTTATTGAAATAAACTTAAATGAACTTGAACCGCATCTTAATGGACCATTTACTCCAGACAAAGCCTGGCCAATTTCTAAAATGAAAGAAGCTGTTAAGAGTGAAAACTTTCCTGATAAAGTTTCTGTTGGATTGATCGGAAGCTGCACAAACTCTAGTTATGAAGATATTGATCGATCTGCAAGCATTGCAAAACAAGCTGTTGCAAAAGGATTGAAAGCAAAAGGGCAGTACACAATTACTCCCGGCTCTGAGCAAGTTAGAGCAACGATTGAACGTGATGGACAGTTGAAGGCGTTAACAGATATTGGCGGAATGATTTTGGCAAATGCTTGCGGTCCTTGCATTGGAATGTGGAAGCGAATGGATATGAAAATGGGTGAAAGAAATACAATCATTACATCGTTTAACAGAAATTTTGCAAAACGCAATGATGGAAATCCAGAGACACTTGCGTTTGTTGCTTCTCCGGAAATTACAACAGCACTTGCAATTGCTGGTAGTTTATCTTTTAATCCTATCACTGATACTCTTATAAATGAAAAAGGTGAAAAAGTAAAACTTGATCCACCTAAAGGAGAAGAATTACCACCGCGTGGATTTGATGAAGGCAGTGCCGGATTTGTTGCTCCTGCTGCAGATGGAAGTAAAGTTGAAGTTAAAGTCAATCCGAAAAGTGATACATTACAATTGCTAACTTCATTCACTCCCTGGGATGGTAAAGATTTAGTTGATCTTCCAATCTTATTAAAAGCTTTTGGCAAGTGTACAACTGATCATATTTCAATGGCAGGTCCATGGTTAAAGTATCGCGGGCATCTTGATAATATTTCCAACAATATGTTTATCGGAGCTATAAACGCTTACACAAAAGAACCAGGAAAAGTTAAAAATATTTTTACCGGTGAAACTAAATCTGTTCCAGAAGTTGCTCGTGAATATAAAGCCCAAGGAATAAACTGGGTTGTTGTTGGCGATGAAAATTATGGCGAAGGTTCATCAAGAGAGCACGCTGCAATGGAACCAAGATTTCTTGGAAGCAGAGCAATAGTTGTAAAAAGTTTTGCGCGCATCCACGAAACAAACTTAAAGAAACAGGGAATGCTGCCTCTTACTTTTGCCGATCCAAAAGATTATGATAAAATAAAAGAAGATGATGAAGTTGATTTGTTGATCTCAACATTAGCCCCTGAAAAACAAGTGAAGATGATTGTTAAGCACAAAGATGGCAGCAAAGATGAAGTGATGCTGAATCAAACTTTTAATGCCGCACAAATAGAATGGTTTAAAGCAGGTAGTGCATTAAATCTTATTGCAAGTAAGCAAAAATAA
- a CDS encoding methyltransferase domain-containing protein — protein MKREFTKEIMDDFSIRDERIDFALAELNLINKFLGGNSTTRFGVKLLSNNNHSNHKLSILDVGAGSSEVLQNKINHDLDVYSLDLNFRVCEYLKEKSTDSNVLYGNALHFPFKEKSIDIVHLSLFLHHFTEPEINSILTMSIKICKAGIVINDLRRSWFAYIGISLLTKLFSKSEMVKNDGPLSVKRGFTKNELIRILSKPGITNYKIYRTWAFRWLVVIYV, from the coding sequence ATGAAAAGAGAATTTACCAAAGAGATAATGGATGATTTTTCAATTCGCGATGAGAGAATTGATTTTGCATTAGCCGAACTGAATTTGATAAACAAATTTTTAGGTGGAAATTCTACTACTCGTTTCGGTGTAAAATTATTATCGAATAATAATCATTCGAATCATAAATTATCTATTCTCGATGTAGGTGCTGGCAGCTCAGAGGTGCTGCAAAACAAAATTAACCATGATCTTGATGTTTACTCTCTTGATTTGAATTTTAGAGTTTGTGAATACTTAAAAGAAAAATCAACTGACTCAAATGTTCTCTATGGCAATGCTCTTCACTTCCCTTTCAAAGAAAAATCAATTGACATTGTGCACCTCTCCCTTTTCCTTCACCACTTTACCGAACCAGAAATTAATTCGATTCTTACAATGTCTATAAAGATTTGCAAAGCAGGTATTGTAATAAATGATTTACGAAGATCGTGGTTTGCATATATCGGGATTTCACTTTTGACAAAGTTATTTTCGAAAAGTGAGATGGTAAAAAATGATGGACCACTTTCAGTTAAAAGAGGCTTCACTAAAAATGAATTGATAAGGATTTTATCAAAGCCAGGGATAACAAATTACAAGATTTATCGTACTTGGGCTTTCAGATGGCTTGTTGTGATTTATGTCTGA
- a CDS encoding NAD(P)/FAD-dependent oxidoreductase, producing the protein MSERKPIQHEIAIIGGGPAGATAASFLSSAGFDVCLFERKNFPRDVLCGEFLSTEVIQKIKELELYSDFLSLNPNRIDSFNFISKNGKTISAGFDFEAFALRRSNFDKMLLDKCHQNGAKVYQPAEVNSIVKLNNYFNISARTESGIVNIEVKYVIASYGKQNKLDKILFRKFINNQSQLNGVKFHLNQNAFCNFKKNEIIIFSGSNIYCGLNKINGDKVTVCFLENRKIYDEPPRAKIVRNIKSNPVLAEMFTNDFGQQIQSEQIYGTGNIYFGSKEKFKNGIFFIGDAAGLIAPLAGDGIAMAMESGKLAAEIIYDLKNHSQSLEKMGGIYETNWNELFKKRITSSLWVQKILMNSFLTSTGLLLAGAYPELLKRLIRITRNYPEIQNNN; encoded by the coding sequence ATGTCTGAACGAAAACCCATTCAACATGAAATAGCAATCATTGGAGGAGGTCCGGCCGGGGCTACTGCAGCAAGTTTTCTTTCGTCTGCTGGTTTTGATGTTTGCCTTTTTGAGAGAAAAAATTTTCCTCGCGATGTGCTTTGCGGCGAGTTTCTCTCGACTGAAGTAATTCAAAAAATAAAAGAGCTTGAACTCTATTCTGATTTTCTATCTCTAAATCCAAATAGAATTGATTCATTTAATTTTATTAGTAAAAATGGAAAAACTATCTCTGCCGGTTTTGACTTTGAAGCATTTGCACTTCGGCGATCAAACTTTGATAAAATGCTTTTGGATAAATGTCATCAAAATGGAGCAAAGGTTTATCAGCCCGCAGAAGTAAACTCTATTGTTAAATTAAATAATTATTTTAACATAAGCGCCCGAACTGAATCCGGTATAGTGAACATTGAAGTAAAATATGTAATTGCATCTTATGGCAAGCAAAATAAATTAGATAAAATTCTTTTCAGAAAATTTATAAATAATCAATCACAGCTCAATGGGGTTAAGTTTCATTTGAACCAAAATGCGTTTTGCAATTTCAAAAAGAACGAGATAATTATTTTTTCCGGTTCAAATATTTATTGTGGGTTAAATAAAATAAATGGAGATAAAGTCACAGTCTGTTTTTTAGAAAATAGAAAAATATATGATGAGCCGCCACGTGCAAAAATAGTTCGAAACATAAAATCCAATCCTGTGCTCGCAGAAATGTTTACTAATGATTTTGGCCAGCAAATTCAGTCGGAACAGATTTACGGCACCGGAAATATTTATTTCGGATCGAAGGAAAAATTTAAAAATGGGATATTTTTTATTGGCGATGCTGCAGGATTGATTGCACCGTTGGCGGGGGACGGTATCGCTATGGCAATGGAGTCAGGTAAGCTTGCCGCAGAAATAATTTATGATTTGAAAAATCATTCTCAATCTTTGGAAAAAATGGGAGGGATTTATGAGACAAATTGGAATGAATTATTTAAAAAAAGAATTACTTCTTCCCTATGGGTTCAGAAAATTTTAATGAACTCATTCCTGACCTCAACAGGATTACTTCTTGCTGGTGCATACCCTGAGCTGCTAAAACGTTTAATCAGAATCACAAGAAATTATCCTGAAATTCAAAACAACAATTAG
- a CDS encoding class I SAM-dependent methyltransferase, with the protein MSKEFWDQRFSDREFVYGKEPNQFYKEQIDKLPKGKILLPGDGEGRNSVYAASTGWRADAFDFSSSARKKALQLAAERKVKINYTLSEFIKYNYPENYYDVAALIFIHLPKVERNAIHQACVNSLKQNGKIILEAFNKNQLGKSSGGPQDLELLYSKEELIESFSGIDIELIEYQSVLLNEGAHHDGKAEVVRFIGVKKEESFIHHLFFPAVWKSYCAFSFADDKIFARIWMRTNCTYC; encoded by the coding sequence ATGAGCAAAGAGTTTTGGGATCAACGATTTTCTGATAGAGAATTTGTTTACGGCAAAGAACCAAACCAATTTTATAAAGAACAGATTGATAAACTTCCGAAAGGAAAAATTCTATTGCCCGGTGATGGTGAAGGAAGAAACTCCGTTTATGCAGCTTCAACGGGCTGGCGGGCTGATGCTTTCGATTTTAGTTCCTCAGCAAGAAAAAAAGCACTTCAACTTGCAGCGGAAAGAAAAGTAAAAATCAACTACACCCTTTCGGAATTTATTAAGTACAATTATCCTGAAAATTATTACGATGTTGCTGCACTAATTTTTATTCACCTTCCGAAAGTTGAAAGGAATGCGATACATCAGGCATGTGTTAATTCATTAAAACAAAATGGCAAAATTATTCTTGAAGCATTCAACAAAAACCAATTGGGAAAATCCTCCGGCGGTCCGCAGGATTTGGAACTGCTTTATTCTAAAGAAGAATTAATCGAATCATTTTCTGGAATTGATATTGAGCTTATTGAATATCAATCTGTTTTGCTTAACGAAGGCGCACATCACGATGGTAAAGCTGAAGTTGTAAGATTCATTGGAGTGAAAAAAGAAGAAAGTTTTATTCATCACTTATTTTTTCCCGCCGTCTGGAAAAGCTACTGTGCATTTTCCTTTGCAGATGATAAAATATTTGCCCGGATTTGGATGCGAACCAATTGTACTTACTGTTGA